In Metopolophium dirhodum isolate CAU chromosome 5, ASM1992520v1, whole genome shotgun sequence, the sequence aattaattataatcagaGAATCAGTCCAATTACTACGACCTATTGTGGTTAGCAGTCTATAAGCGAAACCACGGTATTTGCATACCTACATTGATGAATTATTGATTTCATTTGATACCTACTTGTGAATAATGTTACTAGGAATATTCTACGAATTACCATTTTGGTGGCCTGATATAACATTACGCCTTAATAAAACCAAAGGCCTCATTAATCTTTATCTATGCATAAAATAGGGTCTATTTTGAGACAAGAATTCGACTAACgctatttatatatctatataaatacaacgTAGCACTATTGAagataaatattcattttcttGAATAATTTTAACGCTAGTGcaacattgttttttatttacctacctaattggATGTAATTTCAAAACGAAATTAATgagaaaaaattatatcttttagtttttactattatttttatcgttttctaatgtgtataatacaatattgtataggtacctaagaaaaatattttgttttgcaatatgaaattaaatatgagTGCAGGGTGCCTGAGTGCTATCATTGAAAAAAGTATGAgacttaaaataactttaaatttttaaaaaaaatattttcaaaaacgttaaatattacttttcgagaaaattaatgtatataatactatatttaaaagaatcatctgtataatattattttacctctTGAGAATTTAGATAGTATTTGTGACGGAATAATAactctatataactatatataaggaaccaatagattttttaaagttctttaattaatttatcaataaataataagcgTTTGTGTTGAAGTGTGGGCTGTGgtgcgataaatgtattggtttacaatgatgtatttttgttttgttctgtGTTTTATAGAAtatgatttacaaaaaaattgggaacaaaagaaaattacagaaaaataatatttttacaatattggatattcattcgatttctcatgtagcggttttgttattttattgttattcaaaaacaaataactgtagatacatgaaaattttactgaacatttatacatattaacattttctatacaccgtaaaattttgaaaatattttgactcgacttgggctgtttacggacattgtcagttttcaatttttttagtttttttttcataaataaaattttatttgttgggtaaaaaagcgtgaaaatttaatgcaaggctcctaatatattgttacaatagcagttgaaaaatattaaaaatacatagacacaatttttttttataagcatttaaagttcaaattttgacaaaatttatcaaatttaaaaaataaaaattattttgtagttaaaaatttataaaatgttcaacttttatagttaaggatttaaaatttaaaacaaggttccatgtaaatagttaaatatataaattactttattcataataatatcatcaaatatacgtctagtaatatcataggctgactgaccgttttcactcagaatcgtttttcttatacaaagatattttatcattgaattcaaatttaacaccatccattacagtgacccacttgtaacctaccgaacagcagagcgacatccacttacccacttttttaacttttgatcccccaaagtaccaactatattcactttcctatcggaaatgcagaaaagatgctgttgaagaaaatctaatcATTTTTACTGTACTAAAAGTTGAtgagacttaaaaaaaaaacacatcatagTAAAATCTATACTTTtatcgctccgttcagaatctaaaatacaatcaATACAAGTTATGCATAATAGccaataagtattttttacaaaaatatagtttgttaATTACATTGGTGTACAAGTAGGTAACTATTATctgaatacaaattatgtattattttaaaactaatatttcagTTACAAAATGTTATGACGAGGAAACTAAATTAGCCTACAAGGTAGACTCCATTTGGTATCCAGTGGGAAGATGTGAAAAACGAATTTGTTCGAGGCAAAAGGACTCAAagaccccaacaatcaaaactATGGAGTAAgtcatactaaaaataaaaaaatataaacctctGAAGAATTAATataacttgtaatatttttttgttgcagATGTGAACCGTGTACTTCATGTAAATTGCCTAATCATACATGCCAACCATTCCGTTCTGATAAAAATTATCCTAAGTGTTGTTCACAGTGTTTAACAAAGTCTACTGTACTTTTGAAACCAGAATCAAagaaaaaataccaaaacatttaaatattttatgattataattgatTGATGTTCTAAAACACAAAAACCTATACATTCAATCCTATTATTtatcatgtataaaatataggcacagtatattaaaaacatatcataaatttaatacaGTGTAGGCATCTACACTCAAATACAATTTGCTGTtattacttaaaagttataacataGTTAAGACacagatatttttattgaaaagttATACTTACATAGTTAGTTGATATTTCTGTGTGAAATATGACAGTTAGTGTCaatataagtacaaaaatatttattgtgaaaAGATTGTATACTGTATTAACCTAacctgatatataataatataccaaaaactagaatatttttaaaattaccaatacatttaaatccataaaaattgaacaagtacttgaataattgtttattgGTAATCGTATTTTGTAAGTACTAATAATTATCTCATCACAATCGTTAACAATTACTTTCAATTGTCTATTGCATagttacagaataatataatataataataatattctgtggtATAGGTAGTTGTATAgatgaagataatataattataatacattaaaatttggAGGTATCAAATAaacttaagttttaaaattatttctatttttaaacattttataataattgtttacttgTATTTCCTGGTAGAAAACATAGCACCATGACCAGGTATAATCCAATCCACCTGTTCCATAATAgcttttctatattttttttgtgaatctGGATTTTCACTACCAGCATTTAACCAAATGGATTCATCCATTATATCGTCTTCACTTTCAAACAAATCGCCTACGATTCCGATTGATGCTTTGGTTGTTTGAACGATAACAGATACGTCCGTCAGTGTATGTCCAGGGGTTGAGATAACTCGAATATTCTCATCAATTTCATACACACCATCGCTGTTGAAAAATGTACTGTCGTCATAGTACATctgtttgtaactaatacatcGGCCCACCAGATGCTTGGCATTCAAAAATAAGTTATTGTTACCCACATGATCAGAGTGGCCATGAGTACTAATTACATAATCAATATCATCACATCCGATTCCATGTTGTTCAAtagcatttattaaatttttaccatCCCATGGAGTCATAGTGTcaacaataatgtttttagGACCTTTGACCAATGTACAGGTACAATTGGCCAACATGCCACCTTCTGTTGGCCGACAATAGCCTACAAAAAGAACGTGCACTTCATACATGATAGAAGTAAGATGTAGTCATGCAGGTATAAACACTTTTCTACACAAATATTCACAATCACAGTTCAAGTCGAAGGGTAActgttaaaaaacaataaagtttaaattagaaattaattattcatcttATATTAATGCCTATAGTCTATACTGGATATACTACAGgacaaattacatattttattctatgcCTGTACAACAGAAtttcatctattctgtggtaatactattaagcatattttatattttattaataataataaattaatacagtacctgttatgtatagtaatataggtagtaggtatattaaaaaatgaatggttatagcattttatagaattatatagAAACAATTGTGCATAGTatgattatatagataatatcacaatattatcttctctacatcgtggataataaaatattcaacataatGGAAGAGGGATGTGCtgatgtacattattttatagataattgaACTTTTATCACTTATATATAACTgaaataattatcttttataaaaatgatttggtaataaaaatcatatgttGTGTTTGagcattatttatttgagtTGGATATCACTGTTTAATTGAACtttgaaatacctatatagacattgaaatttaaattattgactgccaatttaatatttaaacattacattattttatctattaggTACTGAATTTACAATGGAACACAGGGCACAATTCCATAGCCATTaaagataaaagtaaaaactataaaggTAGTAACTTactgattttatataatatgccacagacttaaaaaagtaacttactaaaataagtatttacagTAAATACTGTAAAAGTCTGTAATCCTATATACCAGCTTAAACTTACAATTTACATACTATAACACtactataataggtagatactattataggtaactaATTACATAGTTACATGGAGCatgctattaataattaatattgattcctgtataatacttaaatactcAATAGTCTTAATtcttaagtcttatttaaaaattctaatagaCATTAGGCTTATACAACTTACAATAGGCAAGGAATAGGACTCAAATCAGAAATATACTGATTATACTGTGATTGCGTTTGTCGATAGataacaatttacataatattattatcacagatTATAAGATAATATCCATAGACCCATAAACCAATGGACAGCGCTTCCACTCCACCCTGCCATCAATGCACGGGAAACATATAAGAGAGAGAAAGAAGAAAGAAAGCAGAAAGAACGAAGAGAGAAAAGAGAGGAAGAACATAAAGGGGGTCATACGTCTATGGAAACTAATACTGTATTTCCCAgacgttctcttttctcttttactctataccgtacccctgacctctctctctatgcgctgtccattagtttataggtctatgataatatctcagaataatattattctgtgataatattgtttacatttatgtttatatcAGCAGTCAGTACAGAGATagataacaaataagtaataacaataatataacatgcacAGCGCGATGTAGGGGAGctgatgtttaaaaatatattttatataatataatgtaagccATGAAGGTACACCGTGATTGGTGAATTCGTAATGCGCAGATCAAATGTAAcagtaaacaaattaaaatatatttcattcaaTACTTGAATATGTGATACATGTATtgatgtatacagtatactttACTGAGTATAGGTCATAGGTACAAAGGTACTGTTATTAATTATCACAGTAATGACGAAAAGTTGAGACCACAATATGTCAGAACATTAACATTCTCTAATTGGCTTAGGCTATCAAGCTATAAAGTTTACGACACCGGTAAGCTagatttttgcaaaaaaacaattttgaaaatgttggttttatttttgatctTGGGTTCTGGCGATTTATGTGTGAAGTTGGCCCCCAACATTGTCTGATCGACTCCGGACCAACGCCAAATTTTTATAGCACCCAAAGTGAGGAGTTACTAATTCTGCGAAAAGTGTGTTACAAATACATAGTTACTTAAATGACTTACTAAATATTAGCATTGGTTCGGAGTCGACCTGACAATGTCGGGGGGCCAACTTCACGCACGTGCGGTGATCGCTGTTGCAGgccattttcatatattatattttacttgtttttgCAGTGGATGGATTTCTTAGTGAATTTCACAGTACATTTTCATTCCACGATGTAACGATAAAACGGTAATATTTGACggcatttagattttagatcaGCGAGTTGTCCACCAGAACCGATAAAaagacttattatttatttattttatataggcaGTGGCTATATcttcaaataaatatgtattgctGGGGAAAATTCTGAGGACTCACccacttaaaaaatgtattagaaaatacaaataaccaTGAATATTCAATCAACGGGTCGCATATTTgagaaatatcaaaatataatatatctaataattttttttttaaaacaaatcttaatttttataaataatatttctaattgaaACAACCactttatttaaagtaaaaatataaataatagacaatattattaaggaattgaaaacagtttttaaaacgacgTCCATGCTACTTAGATTTTTACAAAGAAAGAGCTTATTTTGACGCCTCAAATTGCGCTATACTATTTCTTTAAACAGCGATCTATACGTTGATAGAAAACAAATtggaaaatattactttttttcaatttaggTGGTGGCGACCTGTTGATGGCTTTATTAGtacaaattttactttaagTGAATTTTCTGGTGGTAGGATTTCCGAGCGAACCCCAAAACTAATCTAGATAGATTACGGAACCGTCGAATAAcatatttgtcaaaaaaaaatttcaatattatttatcttaactAGGAAAGGGAtcgaaaacagtttttaaaacgacgtttataatacttattgtcATTTtggaaatctttttttttaacttaactaggcAAGTAAAAGGTCTTGCCATCCCTTTGATAGAgtctttgattaattataacgaattaatatttaatattatgacttaaatCACAGTTAtgaccaacattttttttaataaacatttattatttaaaaactttacatCGGTGATATTTCACTATaggtaccatataataatagttagacGTAGACCTAAAAAAATCAAGTGGTGATTAATTTGAGCTTGGGGTGCGAAAGACCTTTTAAAAAAGACGTTTTTGCACCCCCTAATTGCGCCAAAGGTGATTTTCTCATCGTGTAATTACTAATTCATGCCATGTATTGTCTATTACAGCCGAAGCGACGCACacaaaatgtacctacttaataaattattcaacccTCTCcctcaaaaacaaaatcataactATGACAGTgctaataatgataaaatttgattattgtTCTATTATGTGTACAGATTGGAAATTGTCTTGTTTTTAATGAAACCTGAAACATCGTttccgctcaaaatcgtttttcgtaggtacctacctatgctgaaataaagtgtataaatgaactaaaatttaacacatccataacAGTAATCTAATCGggactattatagtattattacctttttatttatttattcagaaGTCATTAGTTTTAATTACTGTGCGTTATATTTGTTTGTACGTTtatttccataaaatatatgttattttatatttaaaacatagaGATGGTCGGTtagatgtattttgtttttgttattgatatGGATACAACCTAGGTAAATAATGTGCACTAATGAgaaaattaatactaatataatggtGTTGTTAagttaatgatatattaatgatatagaTAGGTAGTATGTAAAActgttattcatattatataatatatatatctgttttACCAGCTAGTTTGTTCTTGTAAACATATAGTTACGCATTATATGTCCTGTACTCTTGTATGCACACATGTTTGTAAGCAAAAAAATCATCAGTTAATATGAATGACTTTTTAAGAAAAACTAACAAGTGTTTGTACTTGTACACAAAAAATACATCGACAATCATGGGGTAAGATTTTTCTAAGTACCtaacctatctatatattatacatttcacatttatatagttagataaaatataacctaccaatatttaatatgtaatgtagATATTAAgcgattaaaattttaagattCGTATTGttacactataaattatgtgtaaACATATGTTTAGCGTTTAAAAGGAAAATTCGGATTTTTGTTATGCTTTTATTTGTACGAGTATgagatcataatttatttgtgtgtaaattgtataatataaccattattttcttttattgaatatgtatattgtatatgtttgtaatttgtgtttatttgtCATGTTATGTATGTCGTATACTTGTATAGATTCAGCCGGTACAAAAGTATTGATGTGGGAAGCGGTGAATTTGGCGGAGGAGGTTCAATTGGTGAATCAAGTGAAAGCAAACACGAAGCTTCATcggaagaaaaatttttttataaagaggtaaatataaataagtacattttaaatgttgataattaaatgtataacgtttctgttaaatatattaaatagaataAGTTTCGAATAGAAAAACTTAAACAAATTATCGCAATTCGGAACAAACGGGTAGATGAACACATCGAAGAAATCATCCAAAGCTTATCAAAGTCcgacaaaaaataaatgacacctcaatatttttattaatattttattcgaatacaatatagataatcatcgtgttatatataataattatttaaaattaaaattaatcatataacCATACATTGACACATCTCTATGTTatcttattaataaaataaatgtttggtaCTGTGGACGCTGAAGGCTGAACActctaatattttaactaaataactaCCATCGGCCACTAGATAACGCATCCAGGAGGCTTGAAAAAAATGGACTAGAATTTTTACAAAtcaaaacttaattaatttaccaacggcctacataaataatactatgtaaACACTGTCTatatggacataataatatattattttgaatttttagttttgaatatcttgaaaaaatgtaaaatgttaaaaatgataaatttatttagtgTCAGTgaacatataggtataactactattacgaataataaaacgtcaaatattgtaataatataatattatgtttttaagtgCGTgtagaggtacctacctaaaataacACTCGCATGGGGAAATAAGTGTTCGGTGTGTCGATGTCGTATGGAACTTATATTGCAAAGTGTTTGGTCTCCTTATCTCCAGTTTTActggatataaatatataatagtataataataagtatacaattaagcgttgttgagtatattattgtattaagtaatataatgaaataaattggaaattatataatagaatatcatAACAATAACGGGTAACACGCTTCGCGATAAACATTATTAGCGAGCTGTTTCgaacgaacaatataataacattctATAGTACATCATTGAACGGTAGGTACCGCAGGGGCACGCGACAATATAGCGGTTCATCGGGTACACCGCAGTTCACGGCACGTCAGTCATTGTCGCGTGTAAAGTTTCGACAGGATGTAGCGCTTGGTGATGATCGACACGACGGCGGCGTTTAGGAGCAGGAACGCCACGGCCGAGACGACCGTGGCCATCGGCGGCGGCCGCGCTTCGCTGTTCCGCCAGCCTGCCCGGGACAAAACGAACGCGTTGAGGAACCCGGGGCCATCGCCGCCGGCCACGCCGCCCCAGGCACCGTACATGGCGATCAGGCAGTAGGCAGCCACCACACATGCGGGCCTCATCGACGCGCCCAGGGCCCGCACCACGTGCGACGCCCGTCTCTCGTACATGACCAATTGAAACGTCCGGAACAGCGCCATGGCCACGATGACGGACGCCAGCGCGGCCACATGTTCGTGGGCCTGGCACATGTACGTCATGCTGCCGACGACCACCGTCTCCTGGGCCGCCGAGTACCGCTCGTGGGCCACCTCCATCAGCTGCCAGCGGCCGGTCACTGCGAACATCGCACACATGACGACCGCCAGCACCACGCACTCGTACGCAGCGCACAACACCCGGTACTGACCGCCGCCGTGGTCGTACATGGCGGACACCATGTGTTTCAGCGACATCATCAGCCGCACGGCCATCATTGCGTACGCAAACATGAACACCAGCGTGAACACGTACGTGTACCACGTGACGATCACCGAACCCGAAGGCACCGACCACACCTAAACGCGCACGACAGTATAATATCCATATTAGTatcatgataaaaatattatcagtgGCGTATCAAGAGTGGTAGGGGGTTATGGGgttgtaccccccccccccgaaataataacaactttttcattataggtaataaatcattttcagaTAAGATTTgtcaaaaacttattttaatccTCCCTGAAAAAAATTCTATAGATACGCCACTGAAAATTGGAActgttgaattttaattatataataatatatataaaaatgtaagtttgttGGTTTTTCCTCTTTAATAGCACGTTAACCGCCATTGGGACGAACCCAAAATAGGCGACCCTATTATTTTTTCCCAAAACAACTAATTAATTACATACTCACAATCacagtcttaaaaaaaaaaaagtactaaaACTAGTACTTTTAGATAAGTacacttaaacattttaaccgTATTTAACATACCTCACTATGTACTGTATATAATAGTCCCGATAAAGTTTCGAATTGTATTTTGAACACAGTAATGCAATCTATGTTAGGTGTGTAAGTATGAAATTCTATTACTAGATTTCTCGTTCTATTATCCAACCATCCGTTTTCCAAGTGTGCGTTTATAGTTTTCTTATACTCTGATAGTTGTCCAGTTAGATCTAATATAAATCCAGAGTTTTTTGTAATAGGAAACCCTAAAACATTTGAGTAAATCGTCTTAAGCTTAAGCAcactgaattattttataaacaagtaAACTACTATTGGAAATGAATACATACATAGACCGAAATATTTTATCACGGGTATTGATCTATAAATCCAAGCCGTAGCATCTTTAATTTTGGTAGTTTTTATCCATTTTTCTTTATAACTACCTGTATCGCTTTCCCATCTTAAGTTGTTTTCTGTGattctattttgttttagtCTGATGCCTCCGTTTACTAATTTACTGTTGTAAAAACTACACCAACCTCTTGCATTGTCTATTAAagacaatttattgtaatacaatgAACATTTAAGTCTAAGTCTTCAAAATGTTTAGGATATAAGAAGGTAATAAATTCGACGACCCAGTtaatctgggtaaaaattaattattataatttgtttaactgtgtgtatatatattattagatttacaattattttaatattttaaacgttaattaatAAGCATTCATACTTTCACTTAGATATGGCATTGATTTATTGACTATTGGCATTCCACTATAGTATTCTCTGATATGAAAAGGATTTAAAAGCGCTTCGGTTAAAAATGCTTtaatcctaaaataaaattttaatcaaatcatACATTtcatttaactaaaaatatatagtatgtctATTTGTATGTTACATTTCCAAATCCATCATATTTGTTTGTAATATGCTTTTgagaaataatttgttaatattattggcATGTACAATATGTTTGTGATTGCTAAATGAATACAACCCGCTAATAcaacataatgatattaatattaatagcaGACATGTACCAACATTTTCTTGAAAATTCACCAGCCGCAATTTATTCCTATATCTGGCTTGTAAAATCtgtagaatatttaattatttttaattataatacattgtcaTCATTTCAGATAttgacataaattaatataacatttggCACAACATGGATCACGTTTTTGAATATCCAACGTTTCGTGACACACTAAAAAAgtgataactaaaatatttttgtaga encodes:
- the LOC132945986 gene encoding metallo-beta-lactamase domain-containing protein 1 — its product is MYEVHVLFVGYCRPTEGGMLANCTCTLVKGPKNIIVDTMTPWDGKNLINAIEQHGIGCDDIDYVISTHGHSDHVGNNNLFLNAKHLVGRCISYKQMYYDDSTFFNSDGVYEIDENIRVISTPGHTLTDVSVIVQTTKASIGIVGDLFESEDDIMDESIWLNAGSENPDSQKKYRKAIMEQVDWIIPGHGAMFSTRKYK
- the LOC132944326 gene encoding uncharacterized protein LOC132944326, with translation MNDFLRKTNKCLYLYTKNTSTIMGFSRYKSIDVGSGEFGGGGSIGESSESKHEASSEEKFFYKENKFRIEKLKQIIAIRNKRVDEHIEEIIQSLSKSDKK
- the LOC132945987 gene encoding uncharacterized protein LOC132945987, whose protein sequence is MSKLTIVLSMAALCSLSTAAPDFYSDKENVLQAEGFGNEEIKESNLITKCYDEETKLAYKVDSIWYPVGRCEKRICSRQKDSKTPTIKTMECEPCTSCKLPNHTCQPFRSDKNYPKCCSQCLTKSTVLLKPESKKKYQNI